From a single Hippoglossus stenolepis isolate QCI-W04-F060 chromosome 2, HSTE1.2, whole genome shotgun sequence genomic region:
- the LOC118100813 gene encoding Kv channel-interacting protein 2, translating to MKSRSQDQSLSESTDLDRSHDPLTGNPPYKSNKKTIKQRLLKLLPCCRSGSNASDNPRSIADDGELSTVRYRPEGLDRLVQQTSFNKKELQVLYRGFKSECPSGVVNEETFKSIYSHFFPQGDSSMYAHFLFEAFDTHNNGAVNFEDFVISLSIILRGSTIDKLNWAFNLYDLNKDGCITREEMTDIMNSIYDMMGNYTYPNMRDCAPKDHVDIFFQKMDRNKDGVVTIDEFLETCQKDENIMQSMHMFDNVI from the exons GTAATCCTCCAtacaaatccaataaaaagaCCATAAAGCAGCGGCTCCTCAAACTGCTCCCCTGCTGTCGCTCTGGGTCCAACGCTTCAGACAATCCAA GAAGTATAGCTGATGATGGAGAACTGTCAACAGTGCGTTACAGACCGGAGGGGCTCGACCGTCTTGTACAGCAGACCAGCTTCAACAAGAAGGAGCTGCAGGTCCTTTACCGAGGATTCAAGAGC GAGTGTCCGAGCGGTGTGGTGAACGAAGAGACCTTTAAAAGCATCTACTCCCATTTCTTCCCTCAGGGAG ATTCCAGTATGTACGCGCATTTCCTGTTTGAAGCTTTCGACACCCACAACAATGGAGCGGTTAACTTTGAG GACTTTGTTATCAGTCTGTCCATCATCTTGAGAGGCTCCACCATTGACAAACTCAACTGGGCTTTTAATCTGTACGATCTCAACAAGGACGGCTGCATCACCAGAGAG GAGATGACAGACATCATGAACTCCATCTATGACATGATGGGGAACTATACGTACCCCAACATGAGGGACTGCGCCCCCAAGGATCATGTGGACATCTTCTTCCAG AAAATGGACAGGAACAAAGACGGGGTGGTCACCATTGACGAGTTCCTGGAGACGTGTCAAAAG GATGAAAACATCATGCAGTCCATGCACATGTTTGATAACGTGATCTAA